ACTGAGTCACctatattttcccttttgattctaaggtcattttatatatgaaaatgttgACCTCCAGAGATATGAAATGACCTGCCCAAGATTACACAGCAACACAGAAGCAGAACTTGCCTTTAGAATCCCAACCAATGCtcgtttgtgtttgtttgtttgtttgtttttatcaaacGATACTATACTGCCCTATTTAAAACCCAGCATTTATTTCTGTCAACTTTAATCTTGATCCCCAACCCCATTCCTAATTCACGGTGGGCTCAGGTGTTTCTGGCCCCAGCCCAGTGgaaatggtttgttttgttttctgtccctCCATGCTTTCCCTTCCCATCTTATCACCCAGAAATCTCCCTCTTGACCATGTTTCCTTCTTGAAAAGGGCAGTCATGGGTGGGAGGAAACGAATGGATTCGGTCCCTGGCCTGATGTGGCTCTGAGGCTGTCTGGCTCTTTCCTGCACATCGCAGAAGATGACAATCACCAGGAGGGCTTTGGGGTTCCTGCCAACTGGGCCACCTCCTTTCTTCTTTGGGATGCCTTATCAAGGCAACCTCTTGACCCTAGTGATGGAGGAGGACAACAGGCTTTTAGTGGCCATAATTCAAGAGCCTAAGACCCTGAGATGAAGATTTGAAGAGAGATCATGAAAGATAATTTATGGTGGGCAGAAATCAGTAAACTGGGACAAGAGCAGCAGCTGAGTCCAGGGGTCAGTGTCTGGGAGTAATTTAGGAaagttcagtgctgacagctgtgTCTGGAGTTGAACGCCAGGGCCAAACCAGCTCCTGGGCTGCTCGGCTGCTTCAGGCTAATGACGCTCTGGCTCAGGACACAGAGACAGCTGTGGTATGGCAGAAGTCAGGGCCCCTGGGGCCCCAGGCCCAGCCTGGCTGCTTCGTAGCAGTGTAACCTTAGGCAAGTccttaggaaagaaggaaaggaaacgtCCACGGAGTGAGTCCAATGCCCTTTCACATACATTGTCCTCAGTACAGTTTATCCAGGAAGATGATGTATGTCCTTATCTTACAGGAGAGTAAGCGGAGATCATCAAGGTAACCGAGTTCATTCTGGGCTATCTGGCTAGGGAGTGGGAAGACAGAAATACCAGTCAGAGCTTCTGAACTCAAGTTCTGGGCTCTTTTCCCTGAGCTTTCGCTTTTTTCCCTGTAAAACAGGGACAATAATGTACCCACCTTGTGAATGAAGTCACCCATAGTGGTTTTAAATAAACCCTTCCCTTTTCACAACCTTGGTCTTGAAGAGTAGTGGCCACTTTCTTCCTAGGAATGGAGTAATCTTTtacttttgcccctccccccccatccggTTTATGGCACCTTTTTCCTAGGAATGAAATAATCTTACTTTTGCCCTTCCCCCCAATCAGATGTGTGGATCGAGGCCCCAGGAGGTGCCTCCGAAGGGAGGGTATTTGGATTTTGGTTTCCCCTCTGCCCGGATCCCCAGGCCTTCTCCTGACTCTGGAGGGCTGGCTCCCTCATCTCCTCCTCCCCAGTTTTGGCGGGTGAGTTGACATCAGTGGGTGTTCCCGGGGAAGGGGAACTCTGAGCCCAGCTCCAGGAGCCCCTTCCCCCACGGCCCAAGACAGCCCCAACCTCCTTCCTTAGATACTGCGGCGTGGAGAGGCCCTCTGAACTCCCAGCCCCTTTCTTCTGCAGGTCCGCGATAGCAACACGCTAACCCCCTTCCTCAGCCCCCGCATCGAAAGAGAAGGGGACGACTAGGGTCCCGGGAGCGGATGCTCAGAGACCCGGGAGAGTCCTTGGGCGCCACGCGGCTCAGCCCAGGAAATGCGTCCCGGTTCTGGGGTTACGAGGGGAGCTGTCCAGCCCCGCAGGGTGAACTAGAAGAAAGAGTGGGCCAACGCCGACCCGCCGGAGGGAGCGGCGGGcgccggggcggggtggggcatCGACTCCCCCTCCGGCCCGCGGGCCCCGGGCGTCGCCCCCGCCCCCACGTGGCCGCAGCCGTCCCAGCCCCTGCGAGGAAGCGGCGCGGCTTCCTGGGGCTTGGGCCGGGGATATAGGCGCCCCCGCCCGGGCCCGGCTCAGCGCCACCGCCCCTCCTCGCCTGCTAGCCGCGCGATGGCCTCGCTCCGGGCAGAGCGCGCCGCCGGCGGCCCGCGGTTCTCTACGACCCTCGCGGGGCGACCGGCAGcgctccgcctcctcctcctgctgggcGGTGAGCGCTGCGCCCCGGGGCTCGGGCGGGAGGCGCGGGAGgcccggaggggagggggggctggaCCGCCGAGGCCGAAACGGGCCCCGGGGTGAGGGCGGAACAGCGCTGTCCTCCGACAGTCCCCGGCTCCACCTCGGTGAAGGCGCAGCGCGAACTGCTTCCCACTTGGAGGAACGTGGGGTGCCGGGGGCCCGGCGGAGAGGTCTTGGGAGGTCTGGGGCTGGCCTGGAGGAAGAAGGTTTGGGGTCTGGATGTGAGTGGGAGGGAGCTGGTATCAGCCCTCTCTTCCAGTCACTGAAGCACCCCCTGGGAGCCTGgattattcttctttctcttctgcgaGTAGCTCTGACTTCCAAGGGTCTCAGACCCCTCCTCCAGGCTCCACCGCCTAGATCCCCgccatcctccttccctcccccatttctGCTCACAGCTGTCCTGAAGCCCCAGGAGTCCCTGGCTCAGCTTCTTCCCACTGAAGGCAGCTTGAAGTCAGAAGGTGTGTACCGCGCGACTCTGGGAAGGTGGCCGAGGGCAACGAGGAGAGCTAGGTCAGTGGGGAGGGTCCCTTTCCCACAAGGCAGGCCCCAACCCCAAATGAAATCGCACTAAACTCCCTTCCGTTCTCTCCTGGGGTTCCTTGtagtctttctccctctcagcccacaacccaccctccccgccccccccccccccccccccccccagctctgagCTGGCTCACCTCAGGTGGGTTAGAAGACCCCAGAAAAAAACGTATATGGATGTTCCCGTCAGGCTAGGAAGTGCTGAGCACATGGAAGGCATTAACATTTTTCTGAGCTGAGACTGTCTCCTTGGGAAACTTTCTGAGGCTGTTCCTGGTGGCTGCCATGTCTGAAGACAGGAACAGTGGAAGTACCTGGACCTGAGGGCTTGGAGGGAGGGCCAGGGGTGTGGTCAGTGTGCAGCATCTGTGCCCACAGAGAACAAGATGGAGGACTATAAGGCGAATGCCCGGTTTTGCTGGCAATCTTATAAGGAGCAGATGGACTCTATCCCCAAGGACTGGTGCGACTGGACCATGATTAGCAGGTAGGGGCAGTGCTAGGGCAGCTTGGACCAGGGGTGGGGCCTGCTCCTTGTGTGTGGGCCTTGAGTGTGGGGTATTCCTCTCTCTGGGCCCAACCCCATATTCACTCTAGTCTTCCCTTGCTTCCAGGCCCTATAGCGACCTGCAATATTGCTTGGAGCATTTTGCAGAAGCATTTGGCCTGGGTTTCCCCAATCCCTTGGCAGAAGAGATCATCTTTGAGACTCACCAGATCCACTTTGCCAACTGCTCCTTGATGCAGCCCACCTTATCAGACCCTCCAGAGGATGTGCTTCTGGCCATGATCATAGCCCCCATCTGCCTCATCCCCTTCCTTGTCACCCTTGTGGTGTGGAGGAGTAAAGACAGCGAGGCCCAGGCCTAGGGTGGTGGTATCAGCTATTAGCAGTCATCTTACTCCTTTCCCCTGCCACCACCaggtctctctcttcccctccctgcctccttctctcactTTCACCCCCACCACAGACACTTGAATTGCTGGAAATGGAAGCCCAGTGGTGGCACAAGTTTtgtaatcttcaaaataaaactttttttttttttttttttttggtactatcccctccccatcccagagTCTCTACCATTTCCCACAGCTCTGGGCAGCAGAGCTGGAAAATCTGGATACGAGCACTGTTTTGTTCACTTGCCTGCTCCTCACTattcctctccccccacttgaAAGCCACCCCCTACACTGCTTCCTCCCAGGGCTGGGCCTTTCCTGTCCTTATCCAAAACCAACACCAGGAAACCTGCAGGAAGAGACTCCCTTCCGGCTTGGATGGCAGCTGGgaggtgtgggggaaggggcaagggTGGAATCTCTGCTGTGACTCCTGTGAGAAGGAAGGGGGACTGCCTAGGGGCTctgaattttcctctttttcatgcCTCAGTTTACTCCCAGGCCTAGGAATAGAAAACCTTGATATACCAAAAAGAGTTCATTCCTAAAGAGCTCAGGATTGAAGGGAAAGGCAGTGGGACTTATTCTACTAACTCCACCACAGAACTCCCTGTCCAGGTCCCCCTGGCCCTCATCCTACATTGTCCTGGACCCTGGGGGTGTGGCCTACAGCCTGTTAGCACAACTGCCCCCTGGTGTCCACTGGAGCTAATAGCCAGAAGATGGATATGACCTGGAAGAAGCTCAAAGCTGAGGAGACTGGACCCTGGAATCAAACATCTGTCATCCTCATAGCAACCATTATTCTTAGCAAACCCTTCTATCAGCTTCCTAGCCATACTGATACTCCTCTAAGACACCTTCCCACTTTCTAGGGACATACCTAGCCTCTGAACTCACCATTTCTGTATATGAATACTCTTACATGTTCCCTGGACAGTGAGGCCCAGTTTTCCCAGAGGACCTTCATCTTCAGTTCTTCCAGATCATCAAAAATACTAGAGACAAGgacagctggatggctcagtcaattaagtgtctgactttggctcaggtcatgatgtcatggtttgtgggctcgagccccacatcaggctgtgtgctgacagctcagacagagcctggagcctgctttggagtgtgtgtcctctctctgcccctgccctgcttgtgctctgtttgtctctctctccccaaaacaaataaacattaaaaaaatactagagaaCAACTTTGTTCTCCATAAAGACACCTGTTTATTTTCTGTGGCACGTGGAGCCTTGTCAGGgactttccttccctccttgctgAAATATTTGCCTCCTGAGTACATGCATATCCATTCCTTGGGACACTGCCTGTCTATTCCACAGATAGATATCTGTATGCTTCCTAGAATGTATCTACTCATCCTCTGAGATAGACTTCTCTCAGGGCATATCTGTCTCTCTAGGGGCATACCTGTTCCCTAGGACATTTTGGGTTTTCACCTGAGATAAGTCTCTGCTCTGTTCCCATGAATGCATTGGTCTTCCCCAGGGATATATCTATCCTCCTTTTGGCCCATATTTGCCTTCATGTGTTTTACTAATGTACATCAAGGGCATACTGGTATAAAATACTGTGTATGGTATATTGTGTTGGAAAGATAAGTTAGGACTTGGTTTCTGCTCTCAATGACTTTCCATCTAGTACGGGAGCTGACATGTGTACCAATCAACAAAAGCAATGGAGTGTGTGATTAGAGTCATGAAAGGGATACAAACCAAATGTTATCTAAGTGCAAAAAAAGGAGGGGTCACACCTAGCTGAGGTGTGATCACAGGAGGGTGATTGCAGAGTTTGTACACGACTAGGCCTTAGGATGGAGTGCATTTCCCCTAGGGAAGAGAATAGGAAAACAGGTGAATTAGCAAAATATTGTGATAATCCAGGCTTGAGAAAAAGAGGACATGGGTCAAAGGAGTGATGaatgggaaatagaaaataaaaagtagaagaaatgattaaaaacaggGGAGGGACTTTGGATATGAAGGAGATGAAAGAGAGGAGAGGTTAGAGCTGATTGAGGCTTTGCATCTGAGTTACTAGGACAATGATGGAAGTAATGGTATAAAATGGCCATTAGGGAGAGAAGCTGGCATGAAGAAAGGGATTTACAATATGAGCTAAAATGGAACAAGCTTTATGTCCCACAGAGAGTTAGAAATGGGAGGGGTGTTGGTGGTGGAAAGAGATTGGAGCTGGAAATACAGATTTAGGAATCTTTTGCACAGAAATGTCAAGTGAAACCATGAGAAGGATGAAAGTTCTCAAGACAGAAGATGTAttgaaaagaaagctaaaaggggcacctgggtggctcagtcggttaagcttccaactttggctcaggctatgagctcgaggtccatgagttcagggccccatgagttcaggcctctatgctgacagcctcagagcctagagcctgcttcagattctgtgtctccctctctctctgccctccctcactcacactttgtctctctctctgtctcaaaaatgaatataaacattaaaaaaagaaagaaaagaaagctgagagggcacctgggtggctcagtcggttgaatgtagctcaggtcatgatctcatggctcatgagttttgagctccaagttgggctctgcactgacagtgcagagcctgcttgggattctctctctccatctctgtacctcccctgctcgcatggttctctctctctcaaaataaataaaagaaaaaaagaaaaggaaaggaaagaaagctgagGTTAGGTTCTTAGGAAATgtgcacatttattttatttttttaatgtttatatttgagagagagagagagagagagggcgagtgcaagtgggggaggggcagagagagagagggacacagaatcagaagcgggctccaggccctgagccgtcagcacagagcctgacacagggctcaaacctacaaaccgcaagatcatgacctgagccaaagttggatgcttagctaactgagccacccaggtgccccatggaaaATTACACATTTAAAGAATGAGGGGGAAATGAGACAGAAAGATCAGAGAGACAGTAGCAGAACAAGGATAAAGCAGTGCCATGGAAGCAAAGGAGATAGTGCCTTTTGAAAGAACATTGTCAACAGAATGGTCCATCCattcatacaacaaatatttgctgggtACTACTGTGGATCAGGAACTGTGCACAATGAAGGGTGAACTTGGGTGGGGAAAGGTTAAAGATCGGATAGGAAATTGAGAGGGTGACAGAGTCAAGGAAACTGTACATATTTTCAAGTAGGGATGGTCTATGCATATTTGTCAACTAGGGGAGAGGagccagaggaaaggaaaagagggtaGATGACACCCAGAGAAGTCCTGGAGGCACTGGAAAGAGAGGCAAGAAGATATGCCAAAGGTTTGGCCTTGTAAAGGAAGAGTGACACTTCTTCCTTTGAATCCAAAATGAAGGGGTACAAGTGGAGAGAAATTCTTGTGGGATGCATTAAGTGTGGTGACAAAGAGGGACAAAAGGGAAAGATTAAGAAGTTCACACGTTCGGTGCCTCAAGTTCACAAAATAGAGAAAGGCATTCTGCAGAAAGGAGGAAGACGGAGACAGGTGGAACGACTTGACGACTGGAAAAAATGTGAAGAGTTACCTGGAGGGATGTGACAGGGAGTCAATAAAAGTGTTGGGCTGCACCGAGAGCCCCGCAGTGAGGTTAGTCAGGGAATCTGGGGGTTCAGCCAGCATGTTCAGACAGAATTGGGTAGTTTAGGCTGGGTAAGGAGTCAATACGACCACAATGGGTCCGGAGTCTTGAGACTAGGAAGGTGAGGATGTGAGAGACAGATGGCTGTGGTCCAAAACGGCAGCAGTGAATCATGGAAGCTGACCCATTTTCAGCAATAAAAGCTACAAATATGCTCCCATGGGTGCTGCAGGAGACCAGGGAATGGTGGAGCGAAGGACACAGTAATTGAGGAGGCTGGGAATTGTGAGTGAGGTTAAATGCAACTAACACGTGTTAACATAAAAGAAGCCTTAGCGGAGTGATAACAAACTATCAAGCTATGCCGCTTTGGGGGAAGTCACTGCCCATTTCTAGAGCTGGAATGAGACTTCTCTGGGCTCTAAACGGTACGGatttttaggttcatagcaagaGACTGGCAGAGAAGCAAGATACCTTCCGTTGGGCGGGCCCTTCTCGGGAAGGCCTCCGGAACCTTTTCTGCTGTGCTTTTGCCCGGACGTGCAGAAGCGGAGGCCGGAAGTCCCTCTGCCCGGAGGTTCCGGGTTTCCTGGGCTACTACGATGGCGATGAGTTTCGAGTGGCCGTGGCAGTATCGCTTCCCGCCCTTCTTTACGTGAGGCTCAGACCCCGAGAAGCCCCgctgtgcctccctcccctgccccggaCCCCGGGCTCAGCCTGATGCTTcaaatggggagggggagaaaggaccCGGTCGCCACCACCCCTTAGTCCCTCACTTGTCCCCCAGACGCGCCTGCGTCTGTGCGGCCTCTCGCCCTCTCACGCCCTCTAATTCTGCGCCCACCCCCTTCACCCGGCAGGTTGCAGCCGAATGTGGACACTCGGCAGAAGAGCTGGCCGCCTGGTGCTCGCTGGTCCCTGTCCTTCTGCCGCCTGCACAAACAGTCCAGCATGACGGTGATGGAAGCTCAGGAGAGCCCGCTTCTTCAACAACGTGAAGCTACAGCGTATCCCCCTCAGGCTCTTCCACAGCCCACACACACGCACTTCTGCACTTGCACACATGCCCAGACTTCCACACCCCTTCACCCCAGTAGGCAGGTTCCCCACCCAGACTGACTTGGAAGAAGCCACATGTGTAGCTGACTTCCATTTTAGCCCCAACCCCCAATGCAAATTGCAGCATCAGACCCTCCAGTCCTAGGTAGTGATGAATACCAGGTGTCATTCCGGGGCTTAGAATCTCTGACCCAAAGCCAAGTCCCCGGTTTTCCAACCTGAGCCCTTTGACTCTGAATCTCCTGTCCCTCTCTGAGTGAAGCTCAAACTCTGGTATTACCTTAAGTAATTTTCTCCACCCACTCTCCTCCCAGGAAGTAAGGgtcatttgtttttgcttccctgaTTCATAGCTAAAATATCTGTGGAGAAAGtctgaaggaagaagaggagacagaTGGTGACAAAAGGGAGTGCCTTTCATTTCTaaagctcttccttttttttttttttttttaatgtttatttatttttgagagtgagagggcacaagtgggatagggacagagagagaaagagagacagaatccaaagcaggctccaggctctgagctgtcagcacagaacctaactcggggcttgaactcaggaactgtgagatcatgacctgagttgaagtcccacccttaaccgactgagccacccaggtgcccccataaagcTCTTCCTTTTAATTGAACTAGTATCTCTTTACCTTCCTCCCCCCTTCATCCAGGAAGTGCCAACTTACAGCCTTTTGGGGAattgcacatatatgtgtgtgggagggagaggaaggggacaggTGGTTCTTCGCATGAGACTGGCCTCAAGAGTTTTTATCCCACCTAATTCATTCCATCAATGCTGTTCCCTTAACTTTAAACCAGGGAAGCTTCCTGTGGAATCAATCCAGGTTGTATTAGAGGAACTGAGGAAGAAAGGTGGGTTCAGGTCCtcagatttccttatttttcctcctcGTTGGGTTTTCCTGAGGGCAGCTTGGCACAAGTCtttgcgcttttttttttttattattttatttcttttaacttttatttattaagtaatctctgtacccaacatggggctcgaactcacaacccctgagatcaagagtcccaagctctaccaactgagccagccacgtttctctgagattttagttttaagtaatctctctcacccagcatggggctcgaacccacaacctcaagatcaGAGTCAcccactccactgactgagccagccaggtgccccatgagtctTTGCTTTTaacaactttctttttctctcccctggCTTGGAGCCCATAGTGTTCTATATAGAAGATAGTTCAATTCCCTGGGTCCTTTTCCCTATTGGTATTCATTACTGAAATCTCTCCATCTGTGTTCTGAGACCTGGAGAAAGGTGGAAGGAGAATTGGTGCCTTgcagataataatagtaaaacaaTTCTTGGATTTCACTTCCTGAAAGCTGAATCTCTTCCACTCTTTATACATTGGTTTTGCCTTTTGTCCCTTCTTAGCGTAAGATACTTTCATAAGTATCTTTTTTGTAGGAAACCTGGAGTGGTTGGATAAGAACAAATCTAGCTTCCTGATCATGTGGCGAAGGCCAGAAGAATGGGGGAAACTCATCTATCAGTGGGTGAGACTGTTCTGCCACAGTGACCCATGGCAAAGGAGAATTATATCTGTGTTCAGCAGATACCTGGTGTTCCTAGGTCTGGACTGAGCaaagtgggaagggaaagaaagaggaagtataGGTCTTCCAGGCAAACCTCTTTCAATGACTCAATTTCCTAGGCTGCATAGAACTTCCCTACCTTTGTAGGAGGCCAGAGGCTACGTGAGGCCATGTTTGGAGAATGCAGTGCTGGGAACCATGAGTACTATTGTTGGCTGGCGTCTCTGGCCACAGAAGAtaaatggggaaaggaagggcaaaaaaaaaaaaacaaaaaaaaaaaccctggggcccctcccccactaggcGCTTTGGGGCTGTCCACAATATGAATGAGACATTCTGAACCAGTATGGGTGTGGGGACAAACTGTCTTCCCCAAATTCCTAGCCACCACCAGCCCTAAACTTTcccaagggagagaagaggggaagaagcATCAACAACCTAAATATAACAAACACATGCCACCTATTCctgaacaggaaaacaaaatgagaggTCACTCCTCAGACATGTGAAGGCCTGTGGTTTAGTGGTTccgtatatgtgtgtacacatataaatatagcACCTGTAGGGGTTGTGGTTTTTAGGCCACTCCTGCCGAGGTGACAGTGAGCCCTGGTTTGGGAACAGGTATCATTCGTGGGTCAGATAGGTGGAGTCAGTGAGCTCACCTTCCAGGAGATCCCTGGTCCTTATTCAGTCACTGTTTTCTGTGTCTATAGGTTTCCAGGAGTGGCCAGAACAACTCCGTGTTCACTCTCTATGAGCTGACCAATGGGGAAGACACAGAGGATGAGGGTAAtgcttctccctttccctccagtTTTGTCATCTGAATCCTCCAGTCCTTGTTCAGCTGACATTCAGACTTCCCATCCCTGCCTTTGAATTCCAAATACTACATGATAGAAGGGCTCTTAACCCATGTCCAAGGTTTCCCTAAGCCACCTGAATTTACATGCAAAATACCCCCAAATTTTGTCAGTGGGATATGTGCATTTTTCTAGGGATAGAGTCCATATTAAAAGATTGTCAAGGGCATCTGTGATCCATGAAAAGTTAAGAATTCCTGGTGTAGATAATGAATGAGGAACCGGCGCAGAAGATTAAGCCTGAAATCTCATTCTTTGCTGACGCTGGCTTTCTTTCACCCTTTATACTTACAGAGGGCTCAAGATTTGTGGGTGTCAGCTGAAGGGATTGGGCCAACACCACCATCCCCACCCCTAGGCCTTTTAAATACTTTAGTTTCTAGCCAGGTGAGGATTTATATACTGTTTGATTTTTACATAGTGTAAATATACTCTTAGCTTTTTTATCTCTGACTTCATATTCTGATCCCAGGATCACCAAAAGTTCCAATCTCAGCTGGGGAGGAAAGGGCAGCTCCCCTTTCTGCCAGGCCCTGGCTGCCGTAACAGAGTTTACAGCTCTTGGCTGTTCCCCCCTGCCCTACAGGCCTCTGCTTGCTACTCCCACCATTGCCCCATGACTTCAGTGCCGCAACCATGCCCAGCCCACCACTCATGCTGGGCAAAACTGGAGGCTTCCTCAGAAAGCAAGCTCCCTGACTCAAGCCGTAGGCCTCCGCAGGGAGTGAGGTGTGCGAGCCTGTTAGGGCTTGCCACCTGCTTCTCACATCTCCCTGCAATATCTTGCCATATCTCCAGATATTCAGCTGGCCCTTGGCTCCCAGCCTCATTCCTTTTAACTAGGAAAGGGCAGATATCTGTGCTGGCCCTTAACAGTCTCCTGGTCAGAGGTATGGCTATACTTTGTGTTAGGACAGGTGCTCCTAATGGGTACAGGTGTGCAAACTAGGGTCAGTGTCCAGTGTCAAGGACCTTGACGTTCCTAGGTTTAATTGTCCCCCACTTTGTGGCCCAAAAGTAGATGGTGTCACTCTCATACATCAGATACTAATGGCACATGGGTGGGGGATACACATGAGGGTTGAGTCCAAcagaagaacccagaaggggaAAATAAGTGTGAACTCACATTTTGTGCAGACTCTGGCTTTCTCTCACCCCTTACTCTTAAGGCGTACCCAGGAAGGATTGGTGGCAGCGGCAGCAGTATAGGTGGTACATGTCTACCCTGGCCTCAAGGGGTCCCAGCTTCCAGCTAGACTTCTCCTCAGGGGCCTTGAGCCCCCAGAAGCCAAGTGTCCCTGACTACCCATCTCTCCCTTCCAGAGTTCCATGGGCTGGATGAAGCAACCCTACTCCGGGCTCTGCAGGCCCTACAGCAGGAGCACAAGGCTGAGATCATCACTGTCAGCGATGGCCGAGGCGTCAAGTTCTTCTAGCAGAGACCTGTCTCCTTTTACTTCTTACCTCCCACCCTTCCAGGGCTTTCAAAAGGAGACAGACCCAGTGACCCCACAGACTGGATCTGTGACTCCACCAGACTCAAAAGGGCTCCAGTCCAGGGATGGGTTTCCCACTTACCCCACGTTTCTGTCCCTGGGGAAGGGCGAGGCTGAGGCGCCTGGGAGAAAAGATGTGCTTCTCCTTGCCCTACCTCCTCTCCCATCCTAGACTGTCCCTGAGCCAGGGTCTGTAAACCTATAACTCCACATGTGTTCACACACGTAAGTACATACACACGCCTGCACAagcttctgtctcttccccttcccacccccttaGCTGCTATTGCCTCCCCTCTCAGGCTGGTGCTGGATCCTTCTTAGGGGATGGGAGAAGCCCTGGCTGCAGGCAGCCTTCCAGGCAACATGAAGATAGGAGGCCCAGGAAGGGGCCTGGCAGTGAGAGGCCAGGCCCGACACTGattttatgatattaaaaagCTCATCCCCACTGCCTCCTGTTGGAAG
The sequence above is drawn from the Lynx canadensis isolate LIC74 chromosome E1, mLynCan4.pri.v2, whole genome shotgun sequence genome and encodes:
- the VPS25 gene encoding LOW QUALITY PROTEIN: vacuolar protein-sorting-associated protein 25 (The sequence of the model RefSeq protein was modified relative to this genomic sequence to represent the inferred CDS: deleted 1 base in 1 codon), which gives rise to MAMSFEWPWQYRFPPFFTLQPNVDTRQKSWPPGARWSLSFCRLHKQSSMTVMEAQESPLFNNVKLQRKLPVESIQVVLEELRKKGNLEWLDKNKSSFLIMWRRPEEWGKLIYQWVSRSGQNNSVFTLYELTNGEDTEDEEFHGLDEATLLRALQALQQEHKAEIITVSDGRGVKFF
- the RAMP2 gene encoding receptor activity-modifying protein 2, translated to MASLRAERAAGGPRFSTTLAGRPAALRLLLLLGAVLKPQESLAQLLPTEGSLKSEENKMEDYKANARFCWQSYKEQMDSIPKDWCDWTMISRPYSDLQYCLEHFAEAFGLGFPNPLAEEIIFETHQIHFANCSLMQPTLSDPPEDVLLAMIIAPICLIPFLVTLVVWRSKDSEAQA